One segment of Solanum stenotomum isolate F172 chromosome 1, ASM1918654v1, whole genome shotgun sequence DNA contains the following:
- the LOC125857197 gene encoding uncharacterized protein LOC125857197, with translation MKKFPNHGLTERHLKQAFYRSLSYVTKPVVDVVCGGSFIRKPFSKSMQLMDEVSKNNRAWYTREVEVGDLGFEDQDVDLDEEANYLRNQEDFQDYISGNKHRTSGSSSRSKLEDMLAKIEQQLGQLSVLLNQRKNGSLPSDTIQNPEKERHCMAITTRSGMILIDPISVGIKHKQVLEQVGREEDKAKQVDDLEDAQPIAKPAEAKEKEMPGYAKFMKDLVTKKTFKEEDPGAFTIPCTIGSTEFAKALCDFGASINLMALAIYKQLGLGVPKPTAMRLMISDRSVKRPMGILCDVLVKVDTFIFPAIFIILDCEVDFEVPIILGRPFLTTGRALVDVE, from the exons ATGAAAAAGTTCCCAAACCATGGTCTCACTGAGAGACACCTAAAACAGGCCTTCTATAGATCTTTGAGTTATGTCACTAAACCTGTTGTTGATGTAGTGTGTGGAGGATCATTTATAAGGAAGCCATTCTCAAAGAGCATGCAACTAATGGATGAAGTGTCAAAGAATAACAGGGCATGGTACACCAGGGAGGTAGAAGTAGGAGACCTGGG GTTTGAAGATCAAGATGTTGATCTAGATGAAGAGGCAAATTACTTGAGAAACCAAGAAGATTTCCAAGATTATATCTCAG GTAATAAACACCGGACAAGTGGTAGTTCCAGCAGGTCTAAGCTGGAAGACATGTTGGCCAAG ATTGAGCAGCAATTGGGGCAACTTTCAGTCTTATTAAATCAGAGAAAGAATGGGTCACTACCTAGTGACACGATTCAAAATCCGGAAAAGGAAAGGCACTGCATGGCTATCACCACCAGGAGTGGTATGATTCTTATTGACCCAATTTCTGTAGGCATTAAACATAAGCAGGTGTTGGAGCAAGTTGGAAGAGAGGAGGATAAAGCTAAGCAAGTAGACGACTTGGAAGATGCTCAACCAATAGCCAAACCAgcagaagcaaaagaaaaagag ATGCCAGGATATGCCAAGTTCATGAAAGACTTGGTCACAAAGAAAACATTT aaggaGGAGGATCCGGGTGCATTCACCATACCGTGCACCATCGGATCAACTGAATTCGCAAAGGCCTTGTGTGACTTTGGGGCCAGTATAAACTTGATGGCGCTGGCCATCTACAAGCAACTTGGCTTAGGAGTTCCAAAACCCACAGCCATGAGGTTGATGATATCAGATAGGTCAGTGAAGCGACCTATGGGCATTCTATGTGATGTGCTCGTAAAGGTGGACACGTTCATCTTTCCAGCAATCTTCATTATCTTGGATTGCGAAGtagattttgaggttcccattattttgggaagaccatttCTGACCACGGGACGAGCATTGGTAGATGTTGAGTGA